CCTACAGGATAAAATACAATACCTATAGGCCGCATGAGGCGCTGGGATATGATATCCCGGCTAATTATTATAAACTTGAAAATCTGGTGGGACTAACTTTAAACTCGAAATAGTTGTTCCGAAAAAGTCGAGCAGGACAGTTAATTGCCGGAGCTTTTATCCTTATCAGTCTTGCACTTGCATATTATCATTCAAAATACTGGCTAATAATGACTGGGGTTGTTGGTTTCAATCTCTTTCAGTCCGGATTCACTAACTGGTGACCGATGATGACAATCCTCAGGTTACTGGGGATAAAAAAAGATAAGCGATGACAAGACAGAAAATAATGGAAATAGAACAAAGTTCGTGGGATGAGCTTTATGATATAGACCCTGAACACTTCGGGGCAGGGGAAAGCAAATTTGCTATTACGTGTTGCCAGATAATGAAGGATTACGGTGTCAAGAGAATCCTTGATATTGGGTGTGGGTATGGACGAGACAGTATATTCTTTGGGAGGCAGGGCTTCAACGTCTTTGCTCTTGACTATTCGCACAAGGCTCTCTCCATTTTAAATAGAAGAATTTCAGCCTCTCCGTTAAAGAAAAATGTCGTACCGATTCAATATGACATATGTAAAGGCATGCCCTTTGATGATGGGTATTTTGATGCCGTATATTCATTCCTGCTTTTTCCTGTAGGCTTTTCTGAAACAGAGATAGAGTATATCTTTTCTGAGATTTACAGGGTGTTACAACACAATGGTCTCTTTTTGGCTTGTGTAAGAACCGGCAAAGAGGTAAGCAGCTTTTTCGATGAAAGATATATTAGGTCAAAGCTAAAAATGTTTCACATAAACACCCTTAATGCCAGGAATATATCTGTAGGAAGATACAATTTTAATGTTATTGAAATTTTTTCAAGGAGAACAGCATGATTTATAAAGTAGAGCTTAAAAAACTTAGAGATACAATTGAAAATGTAAAAAAGAATCCTGATGGGGCAAAGAGAGCAACAAAGATAGAAGGGACATGGAATATAGACGAGGGCGATGGCCCGCAGTTTGAAGCAGAGATTGCCTTTGAGAAGGGAAAAATGAATTTTGAAATGACACAACCAACATTTCTGGGTGGAAATGGAACAAGGCCAGGCCCCATGCATTATTGCCTTTTTGGATTAGCCTCATGCTATGCTGCCACCTTTGCCACAGTGGCAGCGATGGAAGACTTTTCCCTTGATGGATTAAAGGTTATTGCAGAAAACAGGATAGATTTCTCAAGGGTTCTTGGATTGAGCGATAATCTCCCAATTGAAGGAGTAAAAATAACCGCTGTTCTTAAAAGCGATGCACCAGAGTCTGAAATAAGAAAGATAGAGAAATTAGCACAAGAGAGGTGTCCAGTCGTCTTTTGCCTCAGAAATCCAATCCAACTGGAGACGGAATTGGTTGTTCAGGGTCGTGAGTGAACAGTTATCACTTCTATAGACCATCAGGTGGGGATTTTTCTATTAACCCAGAAATTAGATATAATTTTTCAGACCATATCTGGGCAGCAATTGGTGGGAATATCTTCGGCGGAGGCGAGAGATGGAGTCAATTCGGGCAATTGGACAGGAATGACAATA
Above is a genomic segment from Nitrospirota bacterium containing:
- a CDS encoding DUF2892 domain-containing protein → MFRKSRAGQLIAGAFILISLALAYYHSKYWLIMTGVVGFNLFQSGFTNW
- a CDS encoding class I SAM-dependent methyltransferase, which codes for MEIEQSSWDELYDIDPEHFGAGESKFAITCCQIMKDYGVKRILDIGCGYGRDSIFFGRQGFNVFALDYSHKALSILNRRISASPLKKNVVPIQYDICKGMPFDDGYFDAVYSFLLFPVGFSETEIEYIFSEIYRVLQHNGLFLACVRTGKEVSSFFDERYIRSKLKMFHINTLNARNISVGRYNFNVIEIFSRRTA
- a CDS encoding OsmC family protein, producing MIYKVELKKLRDTIENVKKNPDGAKRATKIEGTWNIDEGDGPQFEAEIAFEKGKMNFEMTQPTFLGGNGTRPGPMHYCLFGLASCYAATFATVAAMEDFSLDGLKVIAENRIDFSRVLGLSDNLPIEGVKITAVLKSDAPESEIRKIEKLAQERCPVVFCLRNPIQLETELVVQGRE